One window of Siniperca chuatsi isolate FFG_IHB_CAS linkage group LG19, ASM2008510v1, whole genome shotgun sequence genomic DNA carries:
- the nck1b gene encoding cytoplasmic protein NCK1 isoform X1: protein MTEEVIVIAKFDYMAQQDQELDIKKNERLWLLDDSKSWWRVRNATNKTGFVPSNYVERKNSARKASIVKNLKDTLGIGKVKSRKGGMRDTASNADTDMYADNGERLYDLNLPALVKFSYTAEREDELSLVKGTRVVVMEKCSDGWWRGSYNGRSGWFPSNYVTEDVDGTAGGGGMGGFGDPAGSLTEKLAAVVNSTTNGNRVLHTVQALYPFSSGNDEELNFEKGEVMEVVEKPENDPEWWKCRKADGQLGLVPKNYVTVLDSTSHKPAAGPAGPPTPDCDYISPSGSGRFAGKEWYYGKVTRHQAEVALNQRGIEGDFLIRDSESSPNDFSISLKAQSKNKHFKVQLKENLYCIGQRKFNSMEELVEHYKKAPIFTSEQGDKLYLIKALAAS from the exons ATGACGGAAGAGGTGATTGTCATCGCAAAGTTCGACTACATGGCCCAGCAGGACCAGGAGCTGGACATCAAGAAAAATGAGCGCCTCTGGCTCCTCGACGACTCAAAGTCCTGGTGGAGGGTTCGAAATGCCACCAACAAAACAGGCTTTGTGCCGTCCAACTACGTGGAGAGGAAAAACAGTGCCAGAAAAGCTTCTATTGTCAAGAATCTCAAAGACACACTTG GAATTGGGAAGGTGAAGAGCAGAAAGGGGGGGATGAGAGACACAGCCTCCaatgcagacacagacatgTATGCAGATAACGGCGAGCGGCTGTACGACCTTAACCTGCCCGCCCTGGTCAAGTTCAGCTACACAGCAGAGCGTGAGGACGAGCTGTCTCTGGTGAAAGGCACGCgggtggtggtgatggagaAGTGCAGTGACGGCTGGTGGCGCGGCAGCTATAATGGACGGTCTGGCTGGTTTCCGTCCAACTACGTGACGGAGGACGTGGATGGGACGGCGGGGGGAGGGGGCATGGGTGGGTTTGGAGACCCGGCCGGATCGCTAACGGAGAAGCTGGCAGCCGTGGTGAACAGCACCACGAACGGGAACAGAGTGCTGCACACGGTTCAGGCGCTCTACCCTTTCAGCTCGGGCAACGATGAGGAGCTAAACTTTGAGAAGGGCGAGGTGATGGAAGTCGTGGAGAAGCCCGAGAACGACCCTGAGTGGTGGAAGTGTCGTAAAGCAGACGGACAACTGGGCTTGGTGCCTAAAAACTACGTCACTGTGCTGGACTCCACCTCCCATAAACCCGCAGCGGGGCCAGCTGGGCCGCCCACACCTGACTGTGACTACATCTCGCCCTCAGGCAGCGGGCGCTTCGCAGGGAAGGAGTGGTACTACGGAAAGGTGACGCGTCATCAGGCGGAGGTGGCCCTCAACCAGAGAGGCATAGAAGGAGACTTCCTCATCCGAGACAGCGAGTCATCG CCAAATGACTTCTCCATCTCCCTGAAGGCGCAGAGCAAGAACAAGCATTTCAAAGTGCAGCTGAAGGAAAACCTTTACTGCATTGGACAGCGCAAGTTCAACTCTATGGAAGAGCTTGTTGAACACTACAAAAAGGCCCCCATCTTCACCAGTGAGCAGGGAGACAAACTGTACCTGATCAAGGCCCTGGCTGCCTCCTGA
- the nck1b gene encoding cytoplasmic protein NCK1 isoform X2 — protein MDMANLFKHFFRIGKVKSRKGGMRDTASNADTDMYADNGERLYDLNLPALVKFSYTAEREDELSLVKGTRVVVMEKCSDGWWRGSYNGRSGWFPSNYVTEDVDGTAGGGGMGGFGDPAGSLTEKLAAVVNSTTNGNRVLHTVQALYPFSSGNDEELNFEKGEVMEVVEKPENDPEWWKCRKADGQLGLVPKNYVTVLDSTSHKPAAGPAGPPTPDCDYISPSGSGRFAGKEWYYGKVTRHQAEVALNQRGIEGDFLIRDSESSPNDFSISLKAQSKNKHFKVQLKENLYCIGQRKFNSMEELVEHYKKAPIFTSEQGDKLYLIKALAAS, from the exons ATGGACATGGCTAACCTATTCAAACATTTCTTCC GAATTGGGAAGGTGAAGAGCAGAAAGGGGGGGATGAGAGACACAGCCTCCaatgcagacacagacatgTATGCAGATAACGGCGAGCGGCTGTACGACCTTAACCTGCCCGCCCTGGTCAAGTTCAGCTACACAGCAGAGCGTGAGGACGAGCTGTCTCTGGTGAAAGGCACGCgggtggtggtgatggagaAGTGCAGTGACGGCTGGTGGCGCGGCAGCTATAATGGACGGTCTGGCTGGTTTCCGTCCAACTACGTGACGGAGGACGTGGATGGGACGGCGGGGGGAGGGGGCATGGGTGGGTTTGGAGACCCGGCCGGATCGCTAACGGAGAAGCTGGCAGCCGTGGTGAACAGCACCACGAACGGGAACAGAGTGCTGCACACGGTTCAGGCGCTCTACCCTTTCAGCTCGGGCAACGATGAGGAGCTAAACTTTGAGAAGGGCGAGGTGATGGAAGTCGTGGAGAAGCCCGAGAACGACCCTGAGTGGTGGAAGTGTCGTAAAGCAGACGGACAACTGGGCTTGGTGCCTAAAAACTACGTCACTGTGCTGGACTCCACCTCCCATAAACCCGCAGCGGGGCCAGCTGGGCCGCCCACACCTGACTGTGACTACATCTCGCCCTCAGGCAGCGGGCGCTTCGCAGGGAAGGAGTGGTACTACGGAAAGGTGACGCGTCATCAGGCGGAGGTGGCCCTCAACCAGAGAGGCATAGAAGGAGACTTCCTCATCCGAGACAGCGAGTCATCG CCAAATGACTTCTCCATCTCCCTGAAGGCGCAGAGCAAGAACAAGCATTTCAAAGTGCAGCTGAAGGAAAACCTTTACTGCATTGGACAGCGCAAGTTCAACTCTATGGAAGAGCTTGTTGAACACTACAAAAAGGCCCCCATCTTCACCAGTGAGCAGGGAGACAAACTGTACCTGATCAAGGCCCTGGCTGCCTCCTGA
- the bdh1 gene encoding D-beta-hydroxybutyrate dehydrogenase, mitochondrial: MAPLSVFRVALLVSFSVFLTVVLGFGLPALLNAAMRMLGLPETSITECIVVVYLLFVLYVATPRIPRGLVEVKGKAVFITGCDSGFGHALARHLHKLGFTVFAGCLLKDKGGEGAKELEEFHSDRMKVVQLDVCSEEQVNQAVEYIKDNLEDSERGLWAVVNNAGVSTFGEVEFTSMDTYKQVSEVNLWGTIRVTKAVLPLIRRAKGRVVNLASMYGRMGNVLRSPYCVSKYGVEAFSDCLRYEMKAWGVKVSIIEPGNFIVATGILTRDIVASTANKLWNEAPSHVKEDYKKAHFEQHMALMRSYCNSGQKDVAPVLDDITDAITSKRPYTRYNPMEPHWWIRVQLMTHLPGAISDFLYF, translated from the exons ATGGCCCCGCTCTCCGTGTTCCGAGTGGCACTTCTGGTGTcgttttcagtgtttctgaccGTTGtgttgggttttggactgcctGCTCTGCTGAACGCAGCGATGAGGATGTTGGGATTACCGGAGACGAGTATTACCGAGTGCATAGTTGTGGTGTATTTACTTTTTGTGTTGTATGTTGCGACGCCTCGAATTCCTAGAGGATTGGTGGAG GTGAAGGGGAAAGCTGTGTTTATTACAGGTTGTGACAGTGGATTTGGTCATGCACTTGCCAGACATCTGCACAAGCTTGGCTTCACGGTCTTCGCTGGATGTCTTCTTAAG GATAAGGGTGGAGAGGGTGCAAAGGAACTGGAGGAATTTCATTCAGATCGCATGAAGGTAGTCCAGCTGGATGTCTGCAGTGAAGAGCAGGTGAACCAGGCGGTGGAATATATTAAAGACAATCTGGAGGACTCAGAAAGAG GTCTGTGGGCTGTGGTGAACAACGCTGGTGTGTCAACGTTTGGAGAAGTGGAGTTTACTTCCATGGACACCTACAAGCAGGTGTCAGAGGTCAACCTGTGGGGCACTATCAGGGTCACCAAAGCTGTTCTGCCGTTAATCCGCAGGGCCAAAG GCCGTGTTGTGAACCTGGCCAGCATGTATGGGAGGATGGGAAATGTCTTGCGGTCGCCTTACTGTGTATCTAAATACGGTGTGGAAGCTTTTTCTGATTGCCTCCGCTATGAGATGAAGGCCTGGGGAGTAAAAGTGTCCATAATCGAACCGGGGAACTTCATCGTGGCCACTGGCATCCTGACCCGCGACATTGTGGCCAGCACGGCCAATAAGCTGTGGAATGAGGCACCCTCGCATGTGAAGGAGGATTATAAGAAAGCCCACTTTGAGCAGCACATGGCTCTGATGCGTTCTTACTGCAACAGCGGGCAGAAGGATGTGGCCCCTGTTCTGGATGACATCACTGATGCCATCACGTCCAAGCGTCCTTACACAAGATACAACCCGATGGAGCCACACTGGTGGATCAGAGTGCAGCTGATGACGCATCTGCCTGGCGCCATATCTGACTTCCTCTACTTCTGA